Proteins encoded together in one Onychomys torridus chromosome 1, mOncTor1.1, whole genome shotgun sequence window:
- the LOC118580184 gene encoding 5-hydroxyisourate hydrolase: protein MSSRTAPRLMTLQRHLGWPQTADMAMESSPLTTHVLDTASGLPAQGLCLRLSRLETPGQQWIELRTSYTNLDGRCPGLLTPGQIKPGTYKLSFDTERYWKERGQESFYPYVEVVFTIAKEAQKFHVPLLLSPWSYTTYRGS, encoded by the exons atgagttccaggaccgcCCCGCGGCTGATGACGCTCCAGAGACACCTGGGCTGGCCACAG ACCGCCGACATGGCTATGGAGAGCAGCCCACTGACTACTCATGTACTAGACACTGCCTCAGGGCTCCCTGCCCAAGGCCTCTGCCTCCGTTTGTCACGCCTGGAGACCCCTGGCCAGCAGTGGATAGAGCTGAGGACAAG CTACACAAACCTGGATGGTCGCTGTCCTGGGCTCCTGACACCAGGCCAGATAAAGCCAGGCACCTATAAGCTGTCCTTCGACACAGAGCGCTACTGGAAAGAGAGGGGTCAGGAGAGCTTTTACCCATATGTAGAG GTTGTTTTCACTATTGCAAAGGAGGCCCAGAAGTTCCATGTACCTCTGCTGCTGAGCCCATGGTCCTACACCACCTACCGGGGGAGTTAG
- the Scgb1c1 gene encoding secretoglobin family 1C member 1, producing the protein MKGSSTLLLVALTLLCVCGMTTAEDDNEFFMEFLQTLLVGTAEELYEGPLGKYNVNDMAKSALGELKSCIDGLQPVHKEQLVKLLVQVLDEKEDS; encoded by the exons ATGAAGGGGAGCAGCACTCTTCTGCTGGTGGCTCTAACCCTGCTCTGCGTCTGTG GGATGACCACAGCAGAGGATGACAATGAGTTTTTCATGGAATTCCTGCAAACGCTGCTGGTGGGAACCGCAGAAGAGCTCTATGAAGGGCCCCTGGGCAAGTACAATGTCAATGACATGGCCAAGTCGGCACTGGGGGAGCTCAAGTCCTGCATTGATGGCCTGCAGCCTGTGCATAAGGAGCAACTGGTCAAGCTGCTG GTGCAAGTGCTAGATGAGAAAGAGGACTCCTAA
- the Odf3 gene encoding outer dense fiber protein 3 isoform X2, with amino-acid sequence MAEEVWVGAWRPHRPRGPIMALYSSPGPKYLIPPTTGFVKHTPTKLRAPAYSFRGAPMLLAENCSPGPRYSVNPKILRTGKDLGPAYSILGRYRTKTTLTPGPGDYFPEKSTRHVFDSAPSHSISARTKTFRVDSTPGPAAYMLPMVMGPHTVGKVSQPSFSIKGRSKLGSFSDDLHKVTMNKPCAPIVTFGIKHSDYMTPLVVDVE; translated from the exons ATGGCAGAGGAGGTATGGGTGGGCGCCTGGAGGCCCCATCGCCCCAGGGGGCCCATCATGGCCCTCTACAGCAGTCCTGGACCCAAGTACCTGATTCCACCCACCACGG GCTTTGTGAAGCACACACCCACCAAACTTCGAGCACCAGCCTACAGCTTCCGTGGGGCCCCCATGCTCTTGGCGGAGAATTGCTCCCCAGGGCCCCGCTACAGTGTGAACCCCAAGATACTGAGGACTGGCAAGGACCTTGGCCCTGCCTACTCCATCCTGGGGCGCTACCGTACCAAGACCACGCTGACCCCTGGCCCGG gtGATTACTTTCCAGAGAAATCTACCAGGCATGTGTTCGACTCAGCACCTAGTCATTCCATTTCTGCCCGGACCAAGACCTTCCGAGTGGACAGCACTCCAG GCCCTGCTGCGTACATGCTGCCTATGGTGATGGGGCCGCACACGGTGGGCAAGGTCTCCCAGCCCTCCTTCTCCATCAAGGGCCGCAGCAAGCTGGGCAGCTTCAGCGACGACCTGCACAAG GTGACCATGAACAAGCCTTGTGCCCCCATCGTCACCTTTGGCATCAAGCATTCTGACTACATGACGCCCCTGGTTGTCGATGTGGAATAG
- the Odf3 gene encoding outer dense fiber protein 3 isoform X1, with protein MAEEVWVGAWRPHRPRGPIMALYSSPGPKYLIPPTTGFVKHTPTKLRAPAYSFRGAPMLLAENCSPGPRYSVNPKILRTGKDLGPAYSILGRYRTKTTLTPGPGDYFPEKSTRHVFDSAPSHSISARTKTFRVDSTPGPAAYMLPMVMGPHTVGKVSQPSFSIKGRSKLGSFSDDLHKTPGPAAYRQTDVQVTKFKAPQYTMAARVEPPGDKTLKPGPGAHSPEKVTMNKPCAPIVTFGIKHSDYMTPLVVDVE; from the exons ATGGCAGAGGAGGTATGGGTGGGCGCCTGGAGGCCCCATCGCCCCAGGGGGCCCATCATGGCCCTCTACAGCAGTCCTGGACCCAAGTACCTGATTCCACCCACCACGG GCTTTGTGAAGCACACACCCACCAAACTTCGAGCACCAGCCTACAGCTTCCGTGGGGCCCCCATGCTCTTGGCGGAGAATTGCTCCCCAGGGCCCCGCTACAGTGTGAACCCCAAGATACTGAGGACTGGCAAGGACCTTGGCCCTGCCTACTCCATCCTGGGGCGCTACCGTACCAAGACCACGCTGACCCCTGGCCCGG gtGATTACTTTCCAGAGAAATCTACCAGGCATGTGTTCGACTCAGCACCTAGTCATTCCATTTCTGCCCGGACCAAGACCTTCCGAGTGGACAGCACTCCAG GCCCTGCTGCGTACATGCTGCCTATGGTGATGGGGCCGCACACGGTGGGCAAGGTCTCCCAGCCCTCCTTCTCCATCAAGGGCCGCAGCAAGCTGGGCAGCTTCAGCGACGACCTGCACAAG ACTCCAGGCCCTGCAGCATACCGTCAGACTGATGTTCAAGTGACCAAATTCAAGGCTCCACAGTACACCATGGCTGCCCGGGTGGAGCCCCCAGGGGATAAGACCCTGAAGCCAGGACCAGGAGCTCACAGTCCTGAGAAG GTGACCATGAACAAGCCTTGTGCCCCCATCGTCACCTTTGGCATCAAGCATTCTGACTACATGACGCCCCTGGTTGTCGATGTGGAATAG
- the Bet1l gene encoding BET1-like protein translates to MADWTRAQSSGAVEEILDRENKRMADSLASKVTRLKSLALDIDRDTEDQNRYLDGMDSDFTSVTGLLTGSVKRFSTVARSGRDNRKLLCGMAIVLVVAFFILSYLLSRTRT, encoded by the exons ATGGCTGATTGGACTCGCG CTCAGAGCTCTGGTGCTGTGGAGGAGATTCTAGACCGAGAGAACAAGCGGATGGCCGACAGCCTGGCCTCCAAGGTTACCAGGCTCAAATCG TTGGCCTTAGACATCGATAGGGACACAGAAGACCAGAACCGATACCTAGATGGCATG GACTCAGATTTCACGAGTGTGACTGGCCTACTCACAGGGAGTGTGAAGCGCTTTTCCACAGTGGCACGGTCTGGCCGAGACAACCGGAAGCTTCTGTGTGGTATGGCCATAGTCTTAGTTGTGGCCTTCTTCATCCTCTCCTACCTCTTGTCGAGGACAAGGACGTGA